A region from the uncultured Fretibacterium sp. genome encodes:
- the rpmG gene encoding 50S ribosomal protein L33 has product MADIVGLVCTTCKRRNYTTTVNKKKQSKKLEIKKFCKWCNASVVHKESK; this is encoded by the coding sequence ATGGCCGATATCGTTGGGCTGGTCTGCACGACCTGCAAGCGGCGCAACTACACGACGACGGTGAACAAGAAGAAGCAGTCGAAGAAGCTGGAGATCAAAAAGTTCTGCAAGTGGTGCAACGCTTCCGTTGTGCATAAGGAGTCGAAGTAG